In Lolium rigidum isolate FL_2022 chromosome 3, APGP_CSIRO_Lrig_0.1, whole genome shotgun sequence, the genomic window CCTGTCAAATGCACGAACGGGACACAGGATCTGTAACACCAAAGAAAGCAGAGAAAATGCTAGCAAAACAAGAAAGATTGGAATACCTGGTTCCTGCACCTCTAGAATCTTTTGCCAGAGTTGGTCGAGACCGTCTCCTCGCCACAAGCACATTCGAGcatggggtggggtgggggggggggggaggctcCAGATCGAGAGGGCTCGAAATCGCCGAGCACGCTCCGCAAGCAACGCTATGACATCTTTAGGGACGGGAGGTGCTGGGGTGGCGGGGAGGCGCGGCGAGGAGGGGCGGCGGTGGATGGCGGTGGGGAGGGGCGGCGGTGGGAAGGACGTGCTCGTTGCCCACGACGGGGAGACGGCGATATGGGGTTGGGGATTTTATCGATGGGTCGCCTGAAGATGGGCAGAAGTTAGGCGAAAGCCAGGCAAAGCGGTAGGCGACGGTGGTTTTCCAACTAAACGTACGGGTCGACAGAGGTGGGCGCGTCGGCGAGCTAGTGATCAGCAGCGTGAATCTGGATGTCGGTTTGATGGCTGGGATAAGCCCGGGACGCCCACGTGTATGTAGACATGCATTTTCGTCGCTAGGTGATCCGAGTACCAATTTatatttttctttactttttgggttatttatattactgttgatgattattaataaatcggtggattttttgcaaaaaagaaatGCCATGCTTCCCCTTTCGGGCAGCACCAGCAGCACGGCTGATTCTGAGGCCacttgctgctgctcctcctgatgCGTGATAGAGGAGCCAGGGGTACGTACGAGTGAATGCCACTCATCGAGTTATTGCTCTTGCTTTTACAGCTACATGACTGGATCGATAGTGGTGCTACCGTGCAAATGAGATGTGTAGGTTAAACGCATGTTTGAAATGccccaaaataaataaatatgtagTATAAGCTTAGAGAGCATTCCAACCGCATTCCTCATATGATTTGATGTTAGGGAAACATGCACTTAACACTTCATTATTCTGTACAATTTGGCTGGGCCGCCTATATatacgcgcggccagggcctcccGACTCCGCGCACTAGCCTCATATTCTTCCAGACAGCATTAATTAGCCATGGCCACTCGACATCTTCTTCTCATCCTCCTCCTGACTTCCATCCTCCACGCTGCCTCGTCCATCCCGGGCAACTCCACCGTAGATGCTCCGACCGCGACGGCCTACGACGTCCTGGAGCAAAACAACCTGCCGCGCGGTCTCCTTCCACTCGGTGTCAAGTCCTACGCCTACCACGACGGCGTCTTGGACGTGACCCTCTCTGTGCCCGAAGTGTGCGACTTCTTCGTCACCATCGACGGCAGGATAGTCTACGGATAGTTGCACCACCTagctcttaggcgttatatgattcatcgttccgatatgtatttcgcctatttttgtttttctacaactttggtcacttgagacaacaaacggctgtgtgcatcctggttatgcagaggctggatgtaattgctttttgaagtaataaagcatcctttatcgaaaaaaaatcgaCGGCAGGAAGTACCTGATCAGGTACGGCAACAGGGACGGCGGGGTCATCGCACCAGGATCCATAACAAAAGTTCATAGTGTGAGGATGCAAGATGCGTGGGGGTTGTGGCGTGGATTCGCCGAGGTTACCCGCGTCGGCGACCAGCTAGAGTTCCTCGTGGCGGAACAAGAAACACGGTCGTTCCCGGTGAGCGCCTTCGCACACAGCCCCAGGTGCAACAAAGGGTCTGTTTGATCAGCGGCGAGAAGTGTACGGCCCTTCTTATCCAGGATGAATGTGTGTTGGGCGTTTCCCTTTGGCGTGTTCTTTTCTTTTGAACTTGTTCGAATCCGTTcccttttttttgtgtgtggttTCACTCTCTTGAGTTCGTTGTTTTCTACTTCTGTGAGTTCGTCGCTTATGTAATGTAAGGTGAATAAATTGATTAATTATTGGCAAGTGATGCCCCAAATAAATGTAGAATGGGATTTTCGAGTGATGCTAGTGATGCCTTGAAGTTTGTCGAATTAGTACTACTAGTAGATGATAAAAACCTTGATCTAATTTTGCGAATGGTACCTGTTGGAAGTTTGGTCTCGGCGTATATATAGTGGAATCCTCCATACGCGCTATGATCGGAGGCACCGCCAGCAGCCGGTAGGGAAATGCCGACGGTCTCCTACACGACCACGCCGCTAGCTGCTACATGATTCTCTCCGACCCTTCTGTATAAACAATTCCGTAGGTAAAAGTGTTAATAAAATGACTACTTAACGCTTACTCCGTATGGAGTTTCCTCCAATTAGAACCTAAATTTGACCATAAAATTAACAATACATAATTTAT contains:
- the LOC124695991 gene encoding uncharacterized protein LOC124695991 translates to MATRHLLLILLLTSILHAASSIPGNSTVDAPTATAYDVLEQNNLPRGLLPLGVKSYAYHDGVLDVTLSVPEVCDFFVTIDGRKYLIRYGNRDGGVIAPGSITKVHSVRMQDAWGLWRGFAEVTRVGDQLEFLVAEQETRSFPVSAFAHSPRCNKGSV